Proteins encoded together in one Streptomyces sp. TLI_171 window:
- a CDS encoding MFS transporter, translating to MSSTLVVRSGHRWTGLGVLVLAVTLVAVDATVLSLAIPSITETLRPSGTQLLWIGDVYSFVLAGLLVSMGALSDRLGRKRVLLAGSAAFGAASLLAAYAPTPGWLIMARALLGVAGATIMPSTLSLIRTLFPDTRERATAIGIWGAGAAAGAALGPLVGGVLLEHFWWGSVFLLNLPVMVLLLVLGAWLLPESRDPRPGRWDMLSVLLSMAGVIGVVFGVKEFAAHGVEQWTTPVVFVLGAAALVLFVRRQLRLETPLLEVRLFRNPRFTAAVLSSLISLIGLSGVIFFMSQYLQLVRGYSPLDAGIAEMPAFVGSVAGGLLTARLVRRAGAHRVLTASLFVMGAGIGVLGFVRVDSTYLLLGSSFLALGTAEGVVYTLASDLVLGAAPADKTGAASAVSETAYELGAALGIALVGSIVTALYAGSLAVPVGTDPVVAEQAGQSLGGAQEAAATLPQGLAEQLLNSANTAFVHGITVAAGVSAALLLAAAVLAHRLLRRTAGSTPDAASASTTTTPAVACTDSSTSTSDGTSTAPDADSPARAHAHR from the coding sequence CTCGTCGTCCGGTCCGGCCACCGCTGGACCGGTCTCGGCGTCCTCGTGCTCGCCGTCACCCTGGTGGCGGTGGACGCGACGGTGCTCTCCCTCGCGATCCCTTCGATCACCGAGACCCTCCGCCCGTCCGGCACCCAGCTGCTGTGGATCGGCGACGTCTACTCCTTCGTACTGGCCGGCCTGTTGGTGTCGATGGGTGCGCTCAGCGACCGGCTGGGCCGCAAGCGGGTTTTGCTGGCGGGCTCGGCGGCGTTCGGCGCGGCCTCGCTACTGGCGGCGTACGCGCCGACTCCGGGCTGGCTGATCATGGCTCGCGCGCTGCTGGGCGTGGCCGGCGCGACGATCATGCCGTCGACGCTGTCGCTGATCCGCACGCTGTTCCCGGACACCAGGGAGCGGGCCACCGCGATCGGCATCTGGGGTGCGGGCGCGGCCGCCGGTGCGGCGCTCGGCCCGCTGGTGGGCGGTGTGCTGCTGGAGCACTTCTGGTGGGGGTCGGTGTTCCTGCTGAACCTGCCGGTGATGGTGCTGCTGCTGGTCCTCGGCGCCTGGCTGCTGCCGGAGTCCCGTGACCCGCGGCCGGGCCGCTGGGACATGCTGAGCGTGCTGCTGTCGATGGCGGGTGTGATCGGCGTGGTGTTCGGCGTCAAGGAGTTCGCGGCGCACGGCGTGGAGCAGTGGACCACTCCGGTGGTGTTCGTGCTGGGTGCGGCGGCGCTGGTGCTGTTCGTGCGGCGTCAGCTGCGGCTGGAGACGCCGCTGCTGGAGGTCCGGCTGTTCCGGAACCCCCGCTTCACGGCGGCGGTGCTGTCCTCGCTGATCAGCCTGATCGGCCTGTCCGGTGTGATCTTCTTCATGTCGCAGTACCTCCAGCTGGTCCGCGGCTACTCTCCGCTGGACGCGGGCATCGCCGAGATGCCGGCCTTCGTCGGCTCGGTGGCGGGCGGTCTGCTGACGGCCCGCCTGGTCCGTCGGGCGGGAGCCCACCGGGTGCTGACGGCCAGTCTGTTCGTGATGGGCGCGGGCATCGGCGTGCTGGGCTTCGTCCGGGTGGACAGCACCTACCTGCTGCTCGGCTCCTCGTTCCTGGCGCTGGGCACCGCGGAGGGCGTGGTGTACACCCTCGCCTCGGACCTGGTGCTGGGCGCCGCCCCGGCCGACAAGACGGGCGCCGCCTCGGCGGTCTCGGAGACGGCGTACGAGTTGGGTGCGGCGCTGGGCATCGCGCTGGTCGGCTCGATCGTGACGGCCCTGTACGCGGGCTCGCTGGCCGTCCCGGTGGGCACCGATCCGGTGGTGGCCGAACAGGCGGGCCAGTCGCTGGGCGGCGCCCAGGAGGCGGCGGCCACCCTGCCGCAGGGCCTCGCGGAACAGTTGCTGAACAGTGCGAACACCGCGTTCGTGCACGGCATCACGGTTGCCGCGGGCGTGTCGGCGGCTCTGCTGCTGGCGGCCGCAGTCCTGGCCCACCGCCTGCTGCGGCGCACCGCCGGCAGCACCCCCGACGCCGCCAGCGCCAGCACCACCACCACTCCCGCCGTCGCCTGCACCGACAGCAGCACCAGCACCAGCGACGGCACCAGCACCGCCCCCGACGCCGACAGCCCCGCCCGGGCCCACGCCCACCGGTAG